TCATCACGACGACCAGCCTATTTCACCTGGAACACGAGCTGACTTCAGATGCCCGCCTGTTTCAGGTGGCTTCTGGTATAATAACGGAGTGAAACGTCTGAAACGGCGTAAACTGGGTGATTCTGAAGCCTATACAGCAGTGGAACGTGACATCGTACCAGCGCGTCGGTTGGTTTGCACTGACCGACCTTCTGGTGCGAATGTGGAGGGAAACTAGTTGGCGGATACACGTACGGAACAAGTTTATGATGAGTCTCAGATAGAAGTCCTGGAGGGCTTGCAGGCTGTTCGCAAGCGTCCGGGCATGTATATTGGCTCCACGAGTGTAAAGGGACTTCACCACCTCGTGTGGGAAATTGTCGATAATGCGGTGGACGAGGCGCTCGCTGGCCGTTGTACGCGCATTATTGTGCAAGTTCACGAGGACAACAGTGTCACAGTCATTGACAACGGCGCCGGGTTTCCTGTGGGGATTCACCCAAAGACCGGTCGGCCGGCCGTCGAAACGGCACTGACCGTGCTTCATGCAGGCGGTAAATTTGGCGGCAGCGGCTACAAGGTGTCTGGCGGGCTTCATGGCGTCGGCGCATCGGTCGTCAATGCGTTGTCTTCGTGGCTCAAAGTGGAAGTTTGGCGCGACGGGCACGTATACGTGCAAGAGTACGAACGCGGCGTTCCCAAGTACGATTTGAAAGTGGTTGGAGATACCGACAAGCACGGTACGAGTGTTACGTTCCTGCCGGATCCGGAGATTTTTACAGAGACGACGGTGTTTCAGATTGAAACGCTGCAGCATCGCCTTCGCGAGTTGGCCTTTCTCAACGCGGGATTGGCGATTGTGCTGGAAGATCAGCGCGAAGGTGGCAAGACGCAGGAATTTCACTACGAGGGCGGCGTCAAGGAATTCGTCAGCTATTTAAATAAATCCAAAGATGTCCTGCATCCAGACCCGGTGTTTGTCGAGGGCGTCAAGGACGATGTCACCATCGAAGTGGCCCTGCAGTACAACGACGGCTATGCTTCGACGATTTACTCGTTCGCCAACAACATCAACACAGGTGAAGGCGGGACGCACGAATCTGGCTTCAAGAGCGCGCTGACTCGCGTGATTAACGATTACGGCCGAAAGAACAACCTGATTAAGGGGAGCGAGAGCAACCTGACAGGGGACGATGTCCGCGAGGGGATTGTCGCTGTCGTCAGCGTGAAAGTTCCAGAGCCGCAATTTGAAGGACAGACCAAGACCAAGCTTGGCAACAGTGAGGTTCGCGGTATCGTCGAGAGTCTCTTTGGCGACAAGCTGCAGACATTCCTCGACGAGAATCCATCGGTTGCGCGCAAAATTATCGACAAGTGTGTCACCGCGGCACGCGCGCGGGAAGCGGCGCGCAAGGCTCGCGAGTTGACACGGCGCAAAAGTGCACTGGAAGTCAGCAGTCTGCCAGGTAAGTTGACCGACTGTGTGTCGAAGGATCCAGAGCGATCGGAAATCTATCTGGTGGAGGGTGACTCCGCAGGCGGATCGGCGAAGATGGGGCGGGATCCACAGACGCAAGCCATTCTTCCGCTGCGCGGAAAAATCATCAATGTGGAGAAGGCCCGGCTGGACAAAATCTTGTCCAACGAGGAAATCCGCGCGATCATCACAGCTGCGGGCACCGGTATTGGCGACGAATTCGATCTCTCGAAGGCGCGTTACCACAAGGTGGTCATTATGACGGATGCCGATCACGACGGCAGCCACATCCGCATTCTGCTATTGACCTTGTTCTATCGCTTTATGCGGCCGTTGATTGATGCGGGTTACGTGTATATCGCGCAGCCCCCGCTTTACAAGATCTCAAAGGGGAAAACGGTCCGCTATGCGTATTCTGACGCGCAACTCGAAGCCATTTTGCAGGAGACTGGCCGTCAGGGTGTCGGCATCCAACGGTACAAAGGTCTCGGTGAGATGAATCCGGAGCAGTTGTGGGAGACCACGATGGATCCGGAATCTCGGACCTTGCTGCAAGTGACGATGGAAGACGCCATGGATGCGGATATGATCTTCAGCACGCTGATGGGGGATAAAGTGGAACCGCGCCGCGATTTCATCGCGGAACACGCGCGTTATGTCCGCAATCTGGACATCTAATCGACTCGAGGAGGAATCTGTTTGGCAGACGAAGAGAACCGCAGTGTACTGCCGGTTGATATTAGCCAAGAGTTGCGAAATTCGTTTATGGATTACGCGATGAGCGTCATTGTCGCTCGCGCGATTCCAGACGTTCGCGATGGATTAAAACCTGTACACCGCCGAGTCTTGTACGCGATGTACGACTCCGGCATGACACCAGATAAACCGTATAAGAAATCCGCCCGTATCGTCGGCGACGTGCTCGGTAAATTCCACCCGCACGGCGATTCGTCGGTCTATGACGCCTTGGTCCGGTTGGCTCAGGACTTCTCGACTCGTTACCCGCTTGTCGACGGTCACGGGAACTTTGGATCGATTGATGGCGACTCCGCAGCGGCGATGCGTTATACAGAGTCTCGCATGTCTGCTATCGCCCTCGAATTGCTCCGCGATATCAACAAAGAGACCGTCGACTTCATGCCGAACTACGATGAGACGGAGCAGGAACCGACGGTTTTGCCAGCTCGCTATCCAAACTTGCTGGTCAATGGATCATCCGGTATCGCCGTTGGTATGGCGACCAATATTCCGCCGCACAATCTGCGTGAAGTCATCGACGGCGTCATCAAGTTGATTGACAATCCAGATGTGACGATCGAAGAGTTGATGAAGTCGATTAAGGGTCCTGATTTCCCGACAGGCGGCATCATTTTGGGTCGGGAAGGCATCCGCAAGGCTTATGAGACGGGCCGCGGCTCGATTCCGGTCCGCGCGGTCACGCACTTTGAGGAGATGTCTGGCGGCAAGACGAGAATTGTCATCACACAGTTGCCGTATCAGCAGAATAAGGCGCGTATCGTCGAAAAGATTGCGGAATTGGCTCGGGATAAGAAAATCGACGGCATCACCGATTTGCGCGACGAGTCGGACAGAAACGGGATGCGCGTCGTCGTGGAACTTCGCCGCGACGTCCGCCCGCAGGTGGTGCTGAACAACCTGTTCAAACATACCAGTCTGCAGACGAGCTTTGGCGTCATCAATTTGGCCCTGGTCAATGGCGAGCCAAAGGTGCTGACGCTCAAGCAGACGCTGGTTCACTATTTAAATCACCAACGAGAAGTCGTTCGCCGTCGTACGCAGTACGATTTGAACAAGGCGGAAGCCCGCGCACACATTTTGGAGGGCTTGCGCATCGCGCTCGACAACCTCGATGAAGTGATTAACCTCATCCGGGCTTCGCAGACGGCAGAGATCGCAAGAGAAGGTCTCATGACGCGCTTCTCCCTGTCGGAAGAGCAAGCGCAAGCGATTCTCGACATGCGTCTGCAGCGGTTGACCGGTTTGGAACGCGAGAAGATTGAAGCGGAGTACGCGGAGTTGCAGGCGCGCATCGCGGAATTGCGATCGATTCTCGCTGACGAGCAGAAATTGCTTGGCGTCATTCGCGAGGAATTGCTCGAAATCGCCAATAAGTTTGGCGACGAGCGGCGGACGAAGATCAGTGCGGCTGAGGGCGAGATCAGCGACGAGGACTTGATTCCGATGCACGACGTCGTCATTGCAGTGACGCACCGCGGCTATATCAAGCGCATCCCGCTCTCGACGTACCACAGTCAGCGGCGCGGCGGTCGC
Above is a genomic segment from Alicyclobacillus acidoterrestris containing:
- the gyrB gene encoding DNA topoisomerase (ATP-hydrolyzing) subunit B: MADTRTEQVYDESQIEVLEGLQAVRKRPGMYIGSTSVKGLHHLVWEIVDNAVDEALAGRCTRIIVQVHEDNSVTVIDNGAGFPVGIHPKTGRPAVETALTVLHAGGKFGGSGYKVSGGLHGVGASVVNALSSWLKVEVWRDGHVYVQEYERGVPKYDLKVVGDTDKHGTSVTFLPDPEIFTETTVFQIETLQHRLRELAFLNAGLAIVLEDQREGGKTQEFHYEGGVKEFVSYLNKSKDVLHPDPVFVEGVKDDVTIEVALQYNDGYASTIYSFANNINTGEGGTHESGFKSALTRVINDYGRKNNLIKGSESNLTGDDVREGIVAVVSVKVPEPQFEGQTKTKLGNSEVRGIVESLFGDKLQTFLDENPSVARKIIDKCVTAARAREAARKARELTRRKSALEVSSLPGKLTDCVSKDPERSEIYLVEGDSAGGSAKMGRDPQTQAILPLRGKIINVEKARLDKILSNEEIRAIITAAGTGIGDEFDLSKARYHKVVIMTDADHDGSHIRILLLTLFYRFMRPLIDAGYVYIAQPPLYKISKGKTVRYAYSDAQLEAILQETGRQGVGIQRYKGLGEMNPEQLWETTMDPESRTLLQVTMEDAMDADMIFSTLMGDKVEPRRDFIAEHARYVRNLDI
- the gyrA gene encoding DNA gyrase subunit A; the encoded protein is MADEENRSVLPVDISQELRNSFMDYAMSVIVARAIPDVRDGLKPVHRRVLYAMYDSGMTPDKPYKKSARIVGDVLGKFHPHGDSSVYDALVRLAQDFSTRYPLVDGHGNFGSIDGDSAAAMRYTESRMSAIALELLRDINKETVDFMPNYDETEQEPTVLPARYPNLLVNGSSGIAVGMATNIPPHNLREVIDGVIKLIDNPDVTIEELMKSIKGPDFPTGGIILGREGIRKAYETGRGSIPVRAVTHFEEMSGGKTRIVITQLPYQQNKARIVEKIAELARDKKIDGITDLRDESDRNGMRVVVELRRDVRPQVVLNNLFKHTSLQTSFGVINLALVNGEPKVLTLKQTLVHYLNHQREVVRRRTQYDLNKAEARAHILEGLRIALDNLDEVINLIRASQTAEIAREGLMTRFSLSEEQAQAILDMRLQRLTGLEREKIEAEYAELQARIAELRSILADEQKLLGVIREELLEIANKFGDERRTKISAAEGEISDEDLIPMHDVVIAVTHRGYIKRIPLSTYHSQRRGGRGMSLMGTRDEDFMEQLHVTSTHDYLLFFTNRGRMYAIKGYEVPEFSRQARGIPIINLLNIEQDEKITAVIPVQSLDPDEISGINLFFATRHGIVKKTALSEYSNIRKNGLIAINLRDDDDVIAVKLTDGQKNIMMVTRLGLAIRFNEKDVRAMGRGATGVKGISLNADDAVIAMDVAEDDHDVLVVTANGYGKRTPVTEYRGQMRGGKGIKTMHCTPKNGNVIEMRMVTPEDDLMIITQSGVAIRIHVKDISTQSRNTQGVRLINVAEGDEVATVSRVMASEDEETVEE